In Nakamurella antarctica, the following are encoded in one genomic region:
- a CDS encoding terminase large subunit domain-containing protein — translation MNAFAADAAAALDPVAFGRRVEFVAEPWQERLLRTIASRVVVNCARQVGKTTTTAIKSVHTALYRPNSLVLLFSPGQRQSNEMLRRCRAVYNACGRPVKAKADSESTLELENGSRIVSLPGTEGTSRGFAGARLLILDEASRVDDDIFASVLPMVASDGQIIALSTPWGRRGWFHKLDTDLGNGWERHKVTAYESAQYSANRIAQIKAALGAYVFASDYECQFGDTDSQMFNTELIRAAFTHNVTPLEY, via the coding sequence GTGAACGCATTCGCAGCCGACGCAGCTGCCGCACTCGACCCGGTTGCCTTCGGGCGCCGGGTCGAGTTTGTGGCTGAACCATGGCAAGAGCGACTGTTGCGGACCATCGCCAGCAGGGTCGTGGTCAACTGCGCCAGGCAAGTCGGTAAAACCACCACCACCGCAATCAAAAGCGTTCACACAGCCCTCTACAGGCCCAACTCGTTGGTCCTGCTGTTCTCCCCAGGGCAACGACAGTCCAATGAGATGTTGCGCCGCTGCAGAGCGGTCTACAACGCGTGCGGCAGGCCAGTGAAAGCCAAAGCCGACTCCGAGTCCACCCTCGAGTTGGAGAACGGCTCCCGCATCGTGTCCCTACCAGGCACCGAAGGCACATCCAGAGGTTTCGCCGGGGCACGACTGCTGATCCTGGACGAAGCGTCACGGGTGGACGACGACATATTCGCCAGCGTCCTACCCATGGTCGCCTCGGACGGGCAGATCATCGCCCTATCAACGCCGTGGGGACGCCGGGGATGGTTCCACAAGCTCGACACCGACCTCGGCAACGGCTGGGAACGACACAAGGTCACCGCCTACGAATCCGCGCAATACAGCGCCAACAGGATCGCCCAAATCAAAGCTGCCCTCGGCGCGTATGTGTTCGCATCCGACTACGAATGCCAGTTCGGAGACACCGACTCCCAAATGTTCAACACCGAACTGATCCGGGCCGCATTCACCCACAACGTCACACCCTTGGAGTACTAA
- a CDS encoding phage tail tape measure protein has protein sequence MSLDLGTLVAYLKVDASATESGAAQGIAAIKALGTEGESAATQAGRSMTSGLEAGLSGLSAAIPNSAGGVVGDINQVGSQGGSAATSAGREISAGLESGLSGLSSVVDGVAGGVRSDISRIGSEGGSEARSSGGEISAGLESGLGGLGDSLDGATGGMLGKIKEFGSSGAGKATVAGAAIGAALVASLVAAMDFQEGQAKLQAQLDLTADESARVGKIAGDLYGQGFGESISELNGILAGVITNISGLGDASDAELQKFATFVTTLVTVTGEESERVTATVGRLIKTGLAKDAQEAFDMLTKAAQKTTTDMRGDLLDVVGEYSTYFESLGISGTQALGLIADASADGAIAMDKAGDSIKEFTIRSTDMSSTSVAAYGTIGLSAKTMAGDILAGGETARSAFDKIIGGLVKIKDPTIQANTAIALFGTPLEDLGISKIPGFLKSLDSASTGLGVFNGQAQKATDQANDTANSGLSALTHQLELTAIAIGEKLLPFAESTIGFLNDMTPALGFAVGALTPFIEAISFVGDGLKWVGESMGSTMRSMAEALGIVEKVVGTVQGSGIGALLAKDVDYSSAAFRKADEAAAGLGKSGAFMGEAILDAKGGIADLAGLLRAANPPLTEMEQGFKDGAQAAADFDLSAKGLTDSIDRMLGINKSAEQVEQDLNDAMRDGKKAFDDATKATEGHIESLINADGSINTVTEAGSKWKDSLDKQREAADASTASALALGLKNGDLGTAFAGARSAADNARAMFIENNKGMDGGVAAAGALADKLGIVEGVKLTDKELTVIANGIEKSKADIDSVNNKAVANKYFTISGTILLNNSVGKAVHDAVNSIGGYTGGSVAALMGYAQGGLLPGVSPVDPTMDNLLGMVNGKPIKVRSGEFIQPEPSVDYYGVQAMTAIQQRRVPREVLAGYAGGGCQVAAIPRAARKWFSPSKGTATSLSSCAVTPRCKSANPTPNRAAQSWGAATDPYPPRSHPQKYQYNPHLGDRMTDNKNLETTLAFIAAMKAAKKFTDPNLSVQRINELRAEGMASAHRVASGVMNPRAAAAAQQYAAAKTKAQSSMKAPENLLIRQEQAWKKAMMLLESGRDLQSVIASTNDPEILKAIADWGPTYEQSRQAPPTDGRGFTEPETSWIGEAVIDRLADLEPEPGAYVAVRQADAANKSAAAWDGLVTLISEGNTSGPKAYEHLAAIHAEDPAGYRAINDALSTD, from the coding sequence ATGAGTCTTGATCTAGGCACGCTTGTCGCATATCTGAAAGTTGATGCGTCAGCAACAGAATCAGGGGCCGCTCAAGGCATCGCCGCTATCAAAGCCCTCGGCACGGAAGGTGAGAGCGCAGCTACCCAGGCCGGGCGGAGCATGACTTCCGGGCTTGAAGCTGGCCTATCCGGTCTCTCCGCCGCTATCCCGAACAGCGCGGGCGGGGTCGTAGGTGACATCAACCAGGTTGGTTCCCAAGGTGGCTCAGCGGCCACGTCAGCGGGCCGGGAGATTAGCGCGGGCTTGGAGTCGGGGCTGTCCGGCCTGTCCTCGGTTGTTGATGGTGTCGCCGGTGGGGTTCGCTCCGACATCAGCCGCATCGGCTCCGAAGGTGGCAGTGAAGCCAGGTCATCTGGTGGCGAAATCAGTGCAGGCCTGGAATCCGGACTCGGAGGTTTGGGCGACAGCCTGGACGGCGCAACGGGCGGGATGCTGGGCAAGATCAAAGAGTTCGGTTCCTCCGGTGCCGGGAAGGCCACGGTCGCAGGCGCTGCTATCGGCGCAGCCCTGGTCGCGTCCCTCGTGGCCGCAATGGACTTTCAGGAAGGGCAAGCCAAGCTACAGGCCCAACTTGATCTGACTGCCGATGAGTCCGCCCGGGTGGGGAAGATCGCCGGTGACCTTTACGGGCAGGGTTTCGGTGAGTCCATCAGTGAACTAAATGGCATCCTGGCCGGTGTCATCACCAACATCTCAGGGCTAGGTGATGCCTCGGACGCGGAGTTGCAGAAGTTCGCCACATTCGTCACCACCCTTGTCACGGTGACGGGCGAGGAATCAGAGAGGGTCACGGCAACCGTTGGCCGGCTGATCAAAACGGGCCTGGCAAAGGATGCACAGGAAGCATTCGACATGCTCACCAAGGCTGCACAGAAAACGACCACGGACATGCGGGGCGACCTGCTCGACGTAGTTGGGGAGTACTCCACCTATTTCGAGTCGTTAGGGATCAGCGGCACCCAGGCTTTGGGTTTGATCGCTGACGCCTCCGCTGACGGCGCGATCGCCATGGACAAGGCCGGGGACTCCATCAAGGAGTTCACGATCCGATCAACGGATATGTCGTCAACGAGCGTTGCCGCCTACGGCACCATCGGGCTGTCAGCCAAAACCATGGCAGGTGACATTCTGGCCGGTGGGGAAACCGCACGCAGCGCGTTCGACAAGATCATCGGCGGCCTGGTCAAGATCAAGGACCCAACGATCCAGGCCAACACCGCCATTGCGCTGTTCGGTACGCCACTGGAGGACCTGGGCATCAGCAAGATTCCGGGATTCCTCAAGTCCCTCGACTCAGCGAGTACCGGTTTGGGTGTGTTCAACGGTCAGGCACAGAAGGCCACCGACCAGGCTAACGACACCGCAAACTCTGGGCTCTCCGCGCTCACGCATCAGTTGGAGCTAACAGCAATTGCTATCGGGGAGAAACTGCTGCCATTCGCGGAGTCAACAATCGGGTTCCTAAACGACATGACCCCGGCGTTGGGGTTCGCGGTCGGTGCCCTAACCCCCTTCATTGAAGCCATCAGCTTTGTTGGGGATGGGCTCAAGTGGGTCGGTGAGTCCATGGGAAGCACGATGCGGAGCATGGCCGAAGCCCTCGGCATTGTGGAGAAAGTCGTTGGGACAGTGCAGGGTTCAGGAATTGGTGCATTGCTGGCCAAGGACGTGGATTACAGCAGCGCCGCATTCCGCAAAGCCGATGAGGCAGCCGCTGGCCTGGGCAAGTCCGGGGCGTTCATGGGCGAGGCAATCCTCGATGCCAAGGGTGGCATCGCTGATCTCGCCGGGTTGTTGCGGGCAGCGAACCCGCCGCTGACGGAGATGGAACAGGGATTCAAGGACGGTGCACAAGCCGCAGCCGACTTCGACCTGTCCGCAAAAGGGCTCACCGACTCCATCGATCGGATGCTCGGCATCAACAAGTCAGCCGAGCAAGTTGAGCAGGACTTGAACGACGCGATGCGCGACGGCAAGAAGGCATTCGACGACGCCACGAAGGCCACCGAGGGTCACATTGAGTCGCTGATCAACGCCGATGGGTCGATCAACACCGTCACCGAGGCTGGGTCGAAGTGGAAAGACTCCCTCGATAAGCAGCGGGAAGCCGCCGATGCATCCACAGCTTCCGCGCTGGCTTTGGGGTTGAAGAACGGGGACCTCGGGACGGCGTTCGCAGGTGCCAGATCAGCCGCTGACAATGCTCGGGCCATGTTCATTGAGAACAACAAAGGCATGGACGGTGGCGTGGCTGCTGCCGGTGCCTTGGCTGACAAGCTCGGCATCGTTGAGGGAGTGAAACTTACCGACAAGGAGCTGACGGTAATCGCTAACGGCATCGAAAAGTCGAAGGCCGATATTGACTCAGTGAATAACAAGGCGGTGGCGAACAAGTACTTCACCATCTCAGGGACGATCCTTCTCAACAACAGCGTCGGGAAAGCTGTCCACGACGCAGTGAACAGCATCGGCGGATACACAGGCGGGTCGGTAGCAGCGTTGATGGGATACGCCCAGGGCGGTCTCCTGCCGGGTGTTTCACCCGTGGACCCAACGATGGACAACCTGCTCGGAATGGTCAACGGCAAACCGATCAAGGTCCGTTCCGGGGAGTTCATCCAACCCGAACCGTCCGTGGATTACTACGGCGTCCAGGCCATGACCGCCATCCAGCAGCGCCGTGTTCCTCGCGAAGTTCTCGCCGGCTACGCGGGCGGGGGATGCCAGGTGGCGGCAATACCTCGAGCCGCCAGGAAGTGGTTCTCACCATCGAAGGGCACGGCGACCTCGCTGAGTTCGTGCGCGGTCACGCCAAGGTGCAAATCCGCGAATCCAACGCCGAATCGAGCCGCGCAATCGTGGGGAGCCGCTACTGACCCCTACCCACCCCGATCACACCCTCAGAAGTACCAGTACAACCCTCATCTAGGAGACAGAATGACCGACAACAAGAACCTCGAAACCACCCTCGCCTTCATCGCAGCAATGAAAGCCGCGAAGAAGTTCACCGACCCGAACCTGAGCGTCCAGCGCATCAACGAACTCCGCGCCGAGGGTATGGCCTCAGCCCACCGGGTTGCCTCCGGCGTAATGAACCCGCGAGCCGCGGCAGCAGCACAGCAGTACGCCGCAGCGAAAACCAAAGCGCAGTCATCCATGAAAGCCCCCGAGAACCTGCTGATTCGGCAGGAGCAGGCTTGGAAGAAAGCAATGATGCTGCTCGAAAGCGGACGGGACTTGCAGTCTGTGATCGCCAGCACCAATGACCCCGAAATTCTCAAAGCCATTGCCGACTGGGGACCCACCTACGAACAGTCACGTCAGGCACCGCCCACCGATGGACGCGGATTCACCGAACCCGAAACAAGCTGGATAGGCGAGGCCGTGATTGATCGCCTCGCTGACCTAGAGCCCGAGCCGGGTGCTTACGTCGCGGTACGCCAGGCGGACGCCGCAAACAAGTCCGCAGCGGCCTGGGACGGCCTCGTAACCTTGATATCCGAAGGCAACACAAGCGGCCCCAAGGCATACGAACACCTCGCCGCGATCCACGCCGAGGACCCGGCGGGTTACCGGGCGATCAACGACGCGCTGTCCACCGACTGA
- a CDS encoding AAA family ATPase yields MNAPTVFWPDTIEAEPADLDMPEIVTLGAKATPKPVRELTLTAASKIRMRKPTWLWDTAPKGAAPQDSEGRIPVGSLTIAAGQAGIGKSQFTLWLVARLTTGTLPGTHYGKPKSVIIAANEDSREMTIGPRLLAAGADMSRVYFVDVVTDNNEHAQLTLPTDTKALGRLIEKNNVGLLVCDPLLSALGAEINDYRGKEVRAALDPLVEMADRTKCAVVGLAHFNKSAPSGDPLLAIQGAAAFGQLIRAGIGFAREEAAEDADETSEPTFVMSTTKNNLGRDNLPSLQYKIIPTPVETDDGTAWVSRYEFTGSTSERSVRDIMRANAEGRPGEDSSGQRSIDSWLTSLLTEANYRATEVYSAADAAGYSKDQTKRAKARLGIEAYKPEFNGPWHWRLTNTEPPREQEGSEASTHTHTAPFAPLAAPLGTRTCSECQAAIRTSGGRCVICIIGQGAA; encoded by the coding sequence GTGAACGCGCCAACAGTGTTCTGGCCGGACACCATCGAAGCCGAACCTGCCGATCTGGACATGCCCGAAATCGTGACGCTCGGGGCGAAGGCGACACCGAAGCCTGTGCGGGAATTGACGCTCACAGCGGCTTCGAAGATTCGGATGCGTAAGCCAACTTGGTTATGGGACACGGCCCCCAAAGGTGCTGCCCCGCAGGACTCCGAGGGAAGAATCCCGGTCGGCTCTCTCACTATCGCCGCCGGGCAAGCCGGGATCGGCAAGTCCCAGTTCACCCTGTGGTTGGTGGCACGCCTGACCACCGGGACCCTGCCCGGAACCCACTATGGCAAGCCGAAGTCGGTGATCATCGCCGCCAATGAGGACTCGAGGGAGATGACCATCGGGCCGCGCCTGCTCGCTGCTGGCGCTGATATGTCCAGGGTCTACTTCGTGGACGTTGTGACAGACAACAACGAGCACGCGCAGCTGACTTTGCCGACCGACACCAAAGCGCTCGGCCGGTTGATTGAGAAGAACAACGTCGGCCTGCTGGTCTGCGACCCGTTGTTGTCTGCCCTGGGCGCTGAAATCAACGACTACCGGGGCAAGGAAGTTCGGGCTGCCCTGGACCCATTGGTGGAAATGGCCGACCGGACCAAGTGCGCTGTCGTGGGCCTGGCCCACTTCAACAAGTCGGCACCATCAGGCGACCCGTTGTTGGCGATCCAAGGTGCTGCTGCCTTCGGGCAACTCATTAGGGCCGGGATCGGGTTCGCCCGAGAGGAAGCAGCCGAGGACGCGGACGAAACATCCGAGCCGACGTTCGTGATGAGCACCACCAAGAACAACTTGGGACGGGACAACCTGCCGTCGCTGCAATACAAGATCATCCCGACGCCGGTGGAAACCGACGACGGCACAGCTTGGGTGTCACGGTACGAGTTCACCGGCAGCACCTCGGAGCGTTCGGTTCGGGACATCATGCGAGCCAACGCCGAAGGCAGGCCGGGCGAGGACTCGAGCGGGCAGCGCTCCATCGACAGCTGGCTTACTTCGTTACTCACCGAAGCGAACTACCGAGCGACCGAGGTCTACAGCGCCGCCGATGCCGCCGGGTACTCCAAGGATCAGACCAAACGTGCAAAGGCTCGGCTGGGGATCGAAGCCTACAAGCCTGAATTCAACGGTCCCTGGCACTGGCGACTAACGAACACCGAACCTCCAAGGGAGCAGGAAGGGAGCGAAGCGAGCACGCACACGCACACTGCACCCTTCGCTCCCTTGGCTGCTCCCTTGGGCACTCGCACTTGTTCCGAGTGCCAAGCCGCGATTCGCACATCAGGCGGAAGGTGCGTCATCTGCATCATCGGCCAAGGTGCGGCGTGA
- a CDS encoding helix-turn-helix domain-containing protein: MSKSKKLTLADVRKMTTAALTRTEGAEVLDVDVRTLDRAIEEGTFPAIRIGRRVLIPREQFIRILDGVASPAA, from the coding sequence ATGTCCAAGTCGAAAAAGCTCACACTTGCCGACGTTCGGAAGATGACCACAGCTGCTCTCACACGTACCGAAGGCGCGGAGGTGCTGGACGTAGACGTTCGGACTTTGGATCGGGCGATCGAGGAAGGCACCTTTCCGGCGATCCGCATCGGGAGGCGCGTACTGATTCCCCGCGAGCAGTTCATTCGGATTCTCGACGGCGTTGCCAGTCCGGCGGCCTGA